ATTTTATCAAATTTTAAAAGTATATGGTTGGATTGTGGAAGTCCTTTTGCAAAACGTGTTTCAAAAGTCTGGTTTCCCACACGCACCATAGCGGTGGATGCAGTTAAACGTTTGGTGATGGTTCCTACAACTACTTGACCGCTTTTCAGTGTAATAGGTGATGATTGTGTTCGGTGCGCGCTAACAATGTTGTCTGTAATTTTCATGGAAATAGCGATAGTTCATAGAATAAACTTGCAACTGGTTCATAGGTCTTTCGGTGCACAGGCGATGGTCCGTATTTTTTTATGGCATTTAAATGCTTTGTAGTTGCATACCCTTTATGCTGTGCAAATCCATATTGCGGATACTGTGCATTGATTGTCATCATATATTCATCACGGGTTACCTTGGCAATAATTGATGCTGATGCAATGGAAAGTGACAGACAATCTCCTTTGATAATGGACTTATAGGGCAGCGATAGTTGAAATGAAAAATTGCCATCAAGAAGCACTATATGTGGTGTATGCAAACATTTTTGTAAAAGCGTGGCGATGGCAAAGTAGGTAGCTCCGTTTATATTCTTTTGGTCAATAATTTCAGGCGGTACAAGAAGGCAATCCCACCACAAACAATATTGTGTAATTATATTTTTAGCTTGTATGCGTTTTTTATGGGAAAGCTTTTTTGAATCATTTATACAACGAAGGATTTCTTGTGGGGGATTGTTAAAGATTTCAACAGGATAGATAACCATAGAAACAGAAAGAGGCCCTGCTAAAGAGCCCCTTCCTGCTTCATCTATGCCAGCAATGATGTTATAGCCTTTTGTACATTCTTCCTGTTCTATTGCAAAATCAGGTTTTGCAACCATACATTATGCATTTGGTTCTGTGTTTTCTGAATTGTCAACAACCTCGTGTGTTGCAGGTGTTTCAATGGCTTTTTTACGGGAACGAACTTCTTTAAGCTTTGCTGATTTACCGGTTCGCTCACGGAGAAAATAGAGTTTGGCTCTCCGTTTTTTGCCCTTTCTGACCACAGTAATTTTTTCAATTCGTGGGGAATGCAATGGGAATATCCTTTCTACGCCTACATCATAAGATATACGCCTCACTGTGAAGGTTTTGCTAATGCCTTTATTGTCAATAGCAATAACGATGCCTTCATATACCTGGATTCGCTCTTTGTCCCCTTCAATTATCCTGTAGTGGACTTTAACGGTATCGCCCACCTCAAAGTTTACATCACGGTAACTTTTACTGAATTCATTTTGTACTAACTGTATTGCTTTCATTGTTCTACCTCGTCCTTTTTTGCTTTATACAATCTATACAGATCAGGCCTTACTGCCTTAGTCTTTTCAATACTTTTTTCAAGGCGCCATTGCCTAATTTTCTCATGATTACCACTTATCAGTATATCCGGTACCGCCATCCCGTCAATTTCACGCGGGCGTGTATACTGCGGATATTCTAAAAGATAATTTTCAAAGCTTTCCTCAACCAGTGACTGCGGATTTGACATAAATCCCGGTATATATCGGCATAATGCATCAATAATGGTTAATGTTGCATACTCGCCGCCTGAAAGAACATAGTCGCCAACAGATATTTCATAATCAACAAAACGGTCAATCACCCGCTGGTCTATGCCTTCGTACTGGCCACATATAAAACAGTAACTATCGTACATAAAAAGCTTTTTTACAAGCTCTTGTGTCAGCAAAACTCCTGATGGTGACGGGTAAATAACTGTTGAGTCATCTTTATGCAATTCAATGGCTTTGAATAGTGGTCCTGGCATAAGCACCATGCCACTTCCGCCCCCATACGGGTAATCATCACATTGACGGTATTGACCTTCGCCCCACTGTCGCAGGTTTATTATTTCAAAGCGGCACAACCCTTTTTCTACTGCTTTTCCCATAAGCCCGGTTTGCAGGGGGCTTTCAAAAAATTCCGGAAACAGCGTAATAATTTTAAAGATCTTCACTCAATAAGCCCTTCAATAGGGGAAATCTCAAGAATATGTTCATGCAGTCGATGGGTGCTTACCATACTTTCAACAAACGGTATAAGGTATTCTTTGCCTTCGGGTGTTTTTAGTACCAGCGTATCAGCTGCACCGGTCTGGATAATATCAATTACCCGTGCAAAGATTTCATTATTATAATAAACCTGACAGCCAATGATTGCTGAATAATGAAAACTGTTGTCTTCACGTGTTACTTCAGTATCACAAGCATCTATGAATATCTCGCATCCCTTAATTGCATTTGCAGAAGTTACATCCTGTATGCCTTCTAAATACATGTATCCAGTACGTTTTGCTGCAAAGGTAAAACCTGTTATGGTAAAAGCTTTGTAATGTCCACGTATGTTCACATACACCGGGACATCACCAGAAAATCGCTCAGGGAAATCGGTAATTATATGAACTTTAAGGCATCCATCCAATCCATGGATGCCGGAGATGACTCCAATACGAAAATATTCTTTACTGCTCAATCAAGTATTTCCAGAACTATCCTTTTACCTGTTTTTGTGGCTGATGCATTTAATATAGTTCGAATTGCACGCGCAATTCTTCCATGCTTGCCAATAACTTTTCCAATGTCTTCTTTGGTGACCTTTAATTCAAGAATAGTAGATTTTTCGCCTTCTATCTCCCTTATTTCAACTTTATC
The sequence above is drawn from the Spirochaetota bacterium genome and encodes:
- a CDS encoding KH domain-containing protein, producing MNYKELVEYMVKSLVDHPDKVEIREIEGEKSTILELKVTKEDIGKVIGKHGRIARAIRTILNASATKTGKRIVLEILD
- the trmD gene encoding tRNA (guanosine(37)-N1)-methyltransferase TrmD, with the translated sequence MKIFKIITLFPEFFESPLQTGLMGKAVEKGLCRFEIINLRQWGEGQYRQCDDYPYGGGSGMVLMPGPLFKAIELHKDDSTVIYPSPSGVLLTQELVKKLFMYDSYCFICGQYEGIDQRVIDRFVDYEISVGDYVLSGGEYATLTIIDALCRYIPGFMSNPQSLVEESFENYLLEYPQYTRPREIDGMAVPDILISGNHEKIRQWRLEKSIEKTKAVRPDLYRLYKAKKDEVEQ
- a CDS encoding ribonuclease HII — translated: MVAKPDFAIEQEECTKGYNIIAGIDEAGRGSLAGPLSVSMVIYPVEIFNNPPQEILRCINDSKKLSHKKRIQAKNIITQYCLWWDCLLVPPEIIDQKNINGATYFAIATLLQKCLHTPHIVLLDGNFSFQLSLPYKSIIKGDCLSLSIASASIIAKVTRDEYMMTINAQYPQYGFAQHKGYATTKHLNAIKKYGPSPVHRKTYEPVASLFYELSLFP
- the rplS gene encoding 50S ribosomal protein L19 is translated as MKAIQLVQNEFSKSYRDVNFEVGDTVKVHYRIIEGDKERIQVYEGIVIAIDNKGISKTFTVRRISYDVGVERIFPLHSPRIEKITVVRKGKKRRAKLYFLRERTGKSAKLKEVRSRKKAIETPATHEVVDNSENTEPNA
- the rimM gene encoding ribosome maturation factor RimM (Essential for efficient processing of 16S rRNA), translating into MSSKEYFRIGVISGIHGLDGCLKVHIITDFPERFSGDVPVYVNIRGHYKAFTITGFTFAAKRTGYMYLEGIQDVTSANAIKGCEIFIDACDTEVTREDNSFHYSAIIGCQVYYNNEIFARVIDIIQTGAADTLVLKTPEGKEYLIPFVESMVSTHRLHEHILEISPIEGLIE